A section of the Phacochoerus africanus isolate WHEZ1 chromosome 4, ROS_Pafr_v1, whole genome shotgun sequence genome encodes:
- the LOC125124287 gene encoding olfactory receptor 7D4-like: MEAGNHTGVSLFLLLGLSEDPELQPFLFGLFLSMYLVTVLGNLLIILVVSSNSHLHTPMYFFIANLSFVDICFISTTVPKMLVNIQSQSRDISYVGCLTQVYFFMAFVGVDDFLLTVMAYDRFVAICHPLHYMVIMNAHLCDLLVLMCWFVVLSISLFHILLMVRLTFCVGTEIPHFFCELAQLLKAACSDTLINDICLYVATALLGVFPLTGILFSYSQIVSSLMKMASTEGKYKAFSTCGSHLSVVSLFYGTSLGVYLTSAVTHSPRRISIASVMYTVVTPMLNPFIYSLRNKDVKGALGRLLRRSAFCP, encoded by the coding sequence ATGGAAGCAGGAAACCACACAGGAGTGTCACTGTTCCTCCTCCTGGGTCTCTCAGAGGATCCAGAACTGCAGCCATTCCTCTTTGGGCTTTTCTTGTCCATGTACCTGGTTACTGTGcttgggaacctgctcatcatcctggttGTCAGCTCCaactcccacctccacacccccatgtacttcttcatCGCCAACCTGTCTTTTGTTGACATCTGTTTCATCTCTACCACTGTCCCGAAGATGCTAGTGAACATCCAGTCTCAGAGCAGAGACATCTCCTACGTAGGATGCCTCACTCAggtgtatttttttatggcttttgttGGAGTGGATGATTTCCTCCtgactgtgatggcctatgaccggtttgtggccatctgccaccccctGCACTATATGGTCATCATGAACGCCCACCTCTGTGACCTCCTGGTTCTGATGTGTTGGTTTGTTGTTTTATCCATCTCCCTGTTCCATATTCTACTGATGGTGAGGCTGACCTTCTGTGTAGGCACTGAAATCCCACATTTCTTCTGTGAACTGGCTCAGCTTCTCAAGGCAGCCTGCTCAGACACTCTCATCAATGACATCTGTTTGTATGTGGCCACTGCCCTGCTGGGTGTGTTTCCTCTCACTGGGATCCTCTTTTCTTACTCTCAGATTGTCTCCTCCTTAATGAAAATGGCATCCACTGAGGGCAAGTACAAAGCTTTTTCCACCTGTGGGTCTCACCTCTCTGTGGTCTCCTTGTTCTATGGGACGAGTCTAGGGGTCTACCTCACTTCTGCTGTGACCCATTCTCCCCGTAGAATCTCCATTGCCTCAGTGATGTACActgtggtcacccccatgctgaaccccttcatctacagcctgaggaacaaagATGTGAAGGGGGCCTTGGGCAGGCTCCTCAGGCGATCAGCCTTTTGTCCATGA